Proteins encoded by one window of Hyphomicrobium nitrativorans NL23:
- a CDS encoding lysine-2,3-aminomutase-like protein: MTRLRQTLRNASDLVDAGLVAAEREESIATVGVRYAVAVTPAMAELIDPSDPHDPIARQFVPDVRELETTPQERADPIGDHAKSPVRGIVHRYPDRVLLKIVGVCPVYCRFCFRREMVGPAADANLTSDELDAALSYIRAHPEIWEVILTGGDPFIMSPRRMEDVSRALGDIAHVKVIRWHTRVPVVAPERVTGDLVSALRASGKTVYVALHANHARELTAVSRAAIARLVDAGIPLVSQTVLLRDVNDDVDTLEALMRAFVEARVTPYYLHHGDLAPGTAHFRTSIAEGQALMRALRQRLSGLAMPTYVLDIPGGHGKVPVGPDYLSDDGTLVADPSGTLHRTDGACAP, translated from the coding sequence ATGACCCGCCTTCGCCAGACACTCAGAAACGCCAGCGACCTCGTCGACGCGGGCTTGGTGGCGGCCGAGCGGGAGGAGAGCATCGCCACCGTAGGCGTCCGGTATGCCGTTGCCGTGACGCCGGCGATGGCAGAGCTGATCGATCCCAGCGATCCGCACGATCCGATTGCGCGCCAGTTCGTGCCCGACGTGCGCGAACTCGAAACGACGCCGCAGGAGCGCGCGGACCCTATCGGCGATCACGCCAAGAGCCCCGTGCGCGGCATCGTGCATCGGTATCCGGATCGCGTTCTGTTGAAGATCGTGGGCGTGTGCCCCGTCTACTGCCGCTTCTGTTTCCGGCGCGAGATGGTGGGCCCGGCCGCGGACGCCAACCTCACGTCCGACGAGCTTGACGCGGCGCTCTCGTACATCCGTGCGCATCCCGAAATCTGGGAAGTGATCCTGACCGGCGGCGACCCCTTCATCATGAGCCCACGGCGCATGGAAGACGTGAGCCGTGCGCTTGGCGACATCGCGCATGTCAAGGTCATCCGCTGGCATACGCGGGTGCCCGTCGTGGCGCCCGAGCGCGTGACGGGGGATCTTGTTTCAGCGCTTCGCGCATCGGGCAAAACCGTCTACGTCGCGCTGCACGCCAACCATGCGCGCGAACTGACGGCCGTTTCGCGCGCCGCGATTGCGCGTCTTGTCGATGCGGGCATTCCGCTCGTCAGCCAGACGGTGCTGCTGCGCGATGTGAACGACGACGTGGATACGCTCGAAGCGCTGATGCGGGCGTTCGTGGAGGCGCGCGTCACGCCCTACTATCTCCATCATGGCGACCTTGCGCCGGGCACCGCACACTTCCGCACGAGCATCGCGGAGGGCCAGGCGCTGATGCGCGCGCTGAGACAGCGTCTTTCCGGCCTCGCGATGCCCACGTATGTGCTGGATATTCCGGGCGGCCACGGGAA
- a CDS encoding TIGR00730 family Rossman fold protein — translation MRARPDTVRSVCVYCGSGHGENPVYADAARTLGRALADANIGLVYGGGGLGLMGEVARATLEGGGKVTGIIPDFLSEREQMLHDVSDLIVTADMHERKRLMFEHSDAFVALPGGIGTLEELVEQLTWAQLGQHTKPIVVANISGFWSPFLHLLEHMRSQAFIRPGLEVSYGIVTDAAEIVPRLQAMHAEAGPVPEPATLIKF, via the coding sequence ATGCGTGCTCGTCCCGACACGGTGCGTAGCGTCTGCGTGTATTGCGGCTCGGGGCACGGCGAGAACCCCGTCTATGCGGATGCCGCCCGCACGCTCGGCCGGGCGCTGGCAGACGCAAACATCGGCCTCGTCTACGGGGGCGGCGGGCTCGGCCTCATGGGCGAAGTGGCGCGCGCAACGCTCGAAGGCGGCGGCAAGGTCACGGGCATCATCCCCGACTTTCTCTCCGAACGGGAGCAGATGCTGCACGATGTCTCGGATCTCATCGTCACCGCCGATATGCACGAGCGCAAGCGGCTGATGTTCGAGCACTCGGACGCGTTCGTCGCGCTACCCGGCGGCATCGGCACGCTGGAAGAGCTGGTCGAGCAGCTCACGTGGGCACAGCTCGGGCAGCACACCAAGCCGATCGTGGTCGCCAATATCTCCGGCTTCTGGAGCCCGTTCCTGCATCTGCTGGAGCACATGCGCAGCCAGGCCTTCATCCGGCCGGGGCTCGAAGTGAGCTATGGCATCGTGACGGACGCGGCCGAGATCGTGCCGCGCCTGCAGGCCATGCACGCGGAGGCGGGCCCCGTTCCCGAGCCCGCCACGCTCATCAAATTCTGA
- a CDS encoding GFA family protein, whose translation MTETHSGGCQCGAVRFRVDGALGDASVCHCRMCQKAFGGFYAPLVSVGKATLTWTRGAPKRFQSSNIVARGFCGDCGTPLTYEAPDGIALAIGAFDRPQDFTPVVQWGVEGKLPYTDRVHALPEQHTLADPNAAFLVNVISNQHPDHDTEIWPPP comes from the coding sequence ATGACCGAGACACATTCCGGCGGGTGCCAGTGCGGTGCCGTTCGCTTCCGCGTCGATGGCGCGCTCGGCGATGCGTCCGTTTGCCATTGCCGGATGTGCCAGAAGGCGTTCGGAGGCTTTTACGCGCCACTCGTTTCCGTGGGGAAGGCCACGCTCACGTGGACACGTGGCGCGCCGAAGAGGTTTCAATCGTCTAACATCGTGGCGCGCGGTTTCTGCGGCGACTGCGGGACGCCGCTCACGTACGAAGCTCCCGACGGCATCGCACTCGCCATCGGCGCTTTCGACCGGCCGCAAGATTTCACGCCTGTCGTGCAGTGGGGCGTCGAGGGCAAGCTCCCTTATACGGATCGCGTGCACGCACTTCCCGAGCAGCACACACTGGCCGATCCCAATGCAGCGTTTCTGGTCAACGTGATCTCAAACCAGCACCCCGACCACGACACCGAAATCTGGCCACCCCCATGA
- the efp gene encoding elongation factor P codes for MSAGPQHVQQEKTVVKVIASSIRKGNVLDLDGKLAVVISAENIHPGKGTPVTHLEMRRISDGVKVTERYRTTDQVEKAFLEEKDYNYLYEDDMGFNFMEPETYDQIAVSKDVIGDQAVWLQENMSCKLSLFEGNAIAIELPARVTFEIVEADPVVKGQTASSSYKPAKLENGARIMVPPHIASGTRVVVMTADGSYVERAKD; via the coding sequence ATGAGCGCCGGGCCGCAACACGTTCAGCAGGAGAAGACCGTGGTCAAGGTGATCGCAAGCTCGATTCGTAAAGGCAATGTTCTCGATCTCGACGGCAAACTCGCCGTCGTCATCTCGGCGGAGAACATCCACCCCGGCAAGGGCACCCCCGTCACCCATCTCGAAATGCGCCGCATCTCGGACGGCGTGAAAGTGACCGAGCGCTACCGCACCACCGACCAGGTCGAGAAAGCCTTCCTCGAAGAGAAAGACTACAATTACCTCTACGAAGACGACATGGGCTTCAACTTCATGGAGCCGGAGACGTACGACCAGATCGCCGTTTCGAAAGATGTGATCGGCGATCAGGCGGTCTGGCTGCAGGAAAACATGTCCTGCAAGCTCTCGCTGTTCGAGGGCAACGCGATCGCCATCGAGCTTCCCGCCCGCGTCACCTTCGAGATCGTCGAGGCGGACCCCGTGGTGAAGGGCCAGACGGCCTCGTCGTCTTACAAGCCTGCGAAGCTCGAAAACGGCGCCCGCATCATGGTGCCGCCGCATATCGCCTCCGGCACGCGCGTCGTCGTCATGACGGCGGACGGCTCCTACGTCGAGCGCGCGAAAGACTGA
- the epmA gene encoding EF-P lysine aminoacylase EpmA, which yields MPLPSPWWDADRHRDRRPGLLLRGRIKAALRAWFTDQGFVEIEAGALQVSPGNETHLHAFGTDLVGTDLERQRLYLHTSPEFAMKKLLAAGEDKIFTFAPVYRNRERGALHAPEFTMLEWYRTGVPYETLWEDCAAILALAARTAGRTTWTWRGRETEIDSAFERLSVDDAFARFAGFRLLDTCPGGHGNRDALAERAAAAGIRIADDDTWSDIFSRVLVEKIEPRLGFPRPTIFYDYPSPEAALARPVPGRPEAAERFELYIAGVELANGFGELGDAGEQRRRLMHEMDEKARLYGERYPLDEDFLAALPHMPASAGAALGFDRLVMLAAGASNVDQVIWTPLTDERK from the coding sequence ATGCCCCTTCCCTCCCCCTGGTGGGATGCCGACCGCCACCGGGATCGCCGGCCGGGCCTTCTCCTACGGGGGCGGATCAAGGCGGCCCTCCGGGCATGGTTTACGGATCAGGGCTTCGTCGAGATTGAGGCGGGTGCGCTCCAGGTCTCGCCGGGTAACGAGACGCACCTCCATGCCTTCGGGACAGATCTCGTCGGCACCGACCTCGAACGGCAGCGGCTCTACCTTCACACATCGCCCGAGTTCGCGATGAAGAAGCTGCTGGCCGCGGGCGAGGACAAGATCTTCACGTTCGCGCCGGTCTACCGGAACCGGGAGCGCGGTGCGCTCCACGCGCCCGAATTCACGATGCTCGAATGGTATCGCACCGGCGTGCCCTACGAGACGCTCTGGGAGGATTGCGCGGCGATCCTGGCGCTTGCGGCGCGCACGGCGGGGCGCACGACATGGACTTGGCGCGGGCGCGAAACGGAGATCGACAGCGCATTCGAGCGGCTTTCCGTCGATGATGCGTTCGCGCGTTTCGCGGGATTCCGGCTGCTCGACACGTGCCCCGGCGGACATGGGAATCGCGACGCGCTGGCGGAGCGCGCGGCTGCGGCCGGCATCCGGATCGCGGACGACGACACTTGGTCCGACATTTTTTCGCGTGTGCTGGTGGAGAAGATAGAGCCGCGCCTCGGCTTTCCGCGGCCGACGATATTCTACGACTATCCGTCTCCTGAAGCGGCGCTTGCGCGACCCGTGCCAGGGCGGCCGGAAGCCGCGGAGCGGTTCGAGCTTTACATTGCGGGCGTGGAGCTCGCAAACGGCTTCGGCGAGCTTGGCGATGCTGGCGAGCAACGCCGCCGCCTGATGCATGAGATGGACGAGAAGGCGCGGCTCTATGGCGAGCGCTATCCGCTGGACGAGGATTTCCTGGCTGCGCTGCCGCATATGCCGGCGTCCGCCGGGGCGGCGCTCGGCTTCGACCGGCTCGTGATGCTGGCCGCAGGTGCGTCGAACGTCGATCAGGTGATCTGGACACCGTTGACCGATGAGCGCAAGTAA